The genomic segment AGTAGATCAGCACATAAAGAATGAATTTAGCTTCCTGAAGAATCGTTTCAACATTGAAGCCATCAGTGGTGACAGTGTCCAGAAAATGATCTTCTCAGATGTAGTAAAAATGAATAACTTGATCATATGCACAGCAAAGATTCTACAAAATGCTCTCGACAGCCAAGATGAGGATGTGCATGTGGAGCTGACAGGTGAGTATCTAAAATGGAGGCTTGGTGACCATGGTGCTTTGAATCTGAGAGAGTTAAATTTGAATCTAGGAAATTGATGGTTTGATATGTGCATCAGCAGAGGGTGTTTATACCTTGCCAGAGTTATTAGCATTTATCAACAAatctcccttcccccccccccacacacacacctatacacataccaaaagagaaagaaagaaaagggagaaacatcAGAAAAATCTACTATCTACTCCATCATCCTGCTTCctattgttgtcgaccgcactttaggggatcgggccctttaagGAGaaacccgacccggtcctgagggaacggaccttggcgaagccaaaaggagaatataagccgcaatacaacctgaagcctgaaatgaagaaggtccgccaaagatgaaggaaaatccgccaaggagtttttattgagcaattcagctgaaaaggacgctaatagcgatcattcaatctactagcgtaacatatgtttcaaataaagccatatttatacaatgtttcggtctgacagccctttgaatttcccgccccgcttccccgcccatctgatcgtggataggctgagaggttgaacgaggcgggctttcgtttcccgccttgctctgctggcccaatggggagccgctttttgtcccccctcgggccaatcagagaggaggaggcgggagctattgaaacaatgaggtgaccggatagattaatcctgacccggccgatttctaaaggaattaatggcacccatcaagggtgtccggggtcctgtcacgttcacagattttagatatgccttggggtgtcagacgggaagtggtgatgggtggtgatgagccgtcattgacggccccacagggtgccttcctgcggcgtcctggcctgggatatgacaatgtttgccttgggggtgagtcacctttaggaatttggtgactcgcccaatattgtccatgcgatcggaatgagattggattaaactgtggcagattatccttttgtttttgggaagggaggtccgggtcatagggctagagttcaggttggggtcataatatttcccatttgatttcatgacttggcaattatatgggatagaatgaaaattaaaataaagttggaacataaaccctgctgggaagaatacatattttccggggatcccaaagagtacaaatacatataggcagatagatagatttcaaggaaataaaggagaatccataaaggtgggtgacattgcataaaggggaatcatgaatgatataaacaatagaaaacatttgataaggacgaagttcacaacatctggggaacccgatatggaatttcataagagtggagttctagcagcataatttcacaatccatgaagttagcccaacgattagaaattcatacagcagtgagtcatgagagtgtccaagtacatagaatatgaaaattcacaaatacatgaggaaaaagagttcatctgtgatgggaggaattcgtagagatggcatggggaagaggcacatgtgggttgcagtctttggaagtataggatttcataagtccaggggtaggtctggggaagagtgttcttctccttcataaaatcatgaaaagtatgaatgaaacgtggagggcatccgtccgggcaccccctggcagctgcagagggcgagggtccttggagaactatgtctccccagcgagagagcgatcccccccatccccagttcacagaaaggggctagggatctcttaaaccctttccgcggggagaggaaagtccgggataaggcagcagtttagcttgaaaggagccgtcggtcccgtttgacagtcagctgttgaggtgccgaaaactggaccgattctgggtctgctggttgtcttcgagtcaggagccttagaaagggttaggactaaaagaggagcgttctaggggcaattttgatagagatatgagccaatttgtatcgaccgccatattaatctatggctgaGAAACCTcatccggagttaaagggacgggagggagagagagagattgcaggcaaaggaaggagtcagagaaaagatacaaaataaccagatagagagggttactgttaaaataaatgctactttttattggggggatttgttacatagttcagggaaggggaaaatgaaataaaaaagtctttttaataatagtctgctgcggtcccgttccgttcctttttgtgagcgatctacggaactctccgctgcgttttttaaatcaattagaaagctggggtgacggtcatcactaTGATGCCCAAGCCTCTATTCACAAAGCTCCCAGACATGTGCTGTCTTGTAGTCATGTGCGCGAAATTCATTTCTCCCACTTAATCAATTTATTTCGCTTATTTTGATCCTTCGGAGGCACGGAACAGGAAGGCTGCTCCCGGTATGAAAATAAAGTCCATAAGAAAGCAGGCGGAAGAAGCAAGTACCAGCTCCAAGCCTGATTTTTGGCATTGTAGTTATAGAGGAGAGGAAAGGGATTGCGCTCAGAGAAACCTACCTTGTGCCATTGCTGAGGTCTCTTCATCAGAGCTAGGGGCAGACACATGGTGGGATCCATGGTGCGGGGCTGGAATGCGCTGCATTCACTGACAGTTTGCCAGGCTtctgtgcaggcccagaaaagccctggcaggcatgcatgctttgggcctgcatgccacacatgcactctttttccaaggagtgctccttacttgGCGCTTGCTGCAGGCCCTGGTAGGCCCTCACATTTTAGGCctacatgccacacatgcactttccttggaaagagtgtgggtgtggtgtgtaggcccaaagcgcgTGCGTCTGCCAGAGAAAATGAGTGTGTGGCATGTAGGCCCAAAGCATATGGGCCTGCCAGAGCCTGCATCTGAGTGCcaagtaaggagcactccttactcagcactcagctgcaggcactgcagGCCCAtgagctttgggcctacacaccacacatgcactcttctTGGAAAGAGTGCacatgtggcatgcaggcccaaagCACATGCTCCTGCCAGTGCCTTTATGGGCCTGCACGGTTGCAGAGCAAGGCCACCACCAAACGCAATGGAAGGCAAGCCCCAGCAAGCCGCCAGCGAATGCAGTGTGTTCCAGCCAAGCGCCAAGGATCCCAGTGTGGGTCTGCTCCAATGAAGAGACCTCAACAGCACTGGCACAAGGTAGGTTTCCCGATTGAAGGGGGAAACAACAGTGAGAAATGGCAGCGGAGCTAGCCTCTAGCTTTAAAACTGAGGCGAAGGGGAGCATGGGAAGCCCagccattgctgccaatgggacgaaaatattcattttttcggATGCGGGACAAAAAAGCTCATTCAGAAGTAGCACTCAAGAACTaaaatggggccatacgaatgaaacaaacagaaactgatAGCTAGCCTATACAAATGTATGAGACTACTGTCTTGTGCAAAAGTAAACGTGATTCAGGTGAgctatggatgcatctacactgaagaacgCAGGttatcaccactttaactgccatggctcaatgctgtggaaccctggagtttgtagtttggcgaaGCACTAGAatcttttggcagagaaaacaaaaGAATTTGTAAAGCCAcgactcctatgattccatggcattgaactattaaagtggtgtcaaactgaattctaaagtgtagatgcaccctttgttatTAAAAATGGCAAATAACCTAGTTAGCGCGCTTGAGACGTGTTCATGCTCAACATCAGAAACTCTATTCTCTGATTCATTATCGAAAGCCATGACATTGgcaataaataaaagcaaagccTATTCATTGGTAGCACTACATGTGTggaattttatttatgtatttatcaaTAAATACATTAGACCCTTTGTGTTGACAGTTTTTAAGTACTTTTTAATCTATTTCATTATtgtcatatatattcatatattccaTTATTCTTTTTATCGAACTCTGTCAATTAGATGCTCTTTTGTGTCTagctgctgccaccaattattttgattatattttataattgtgGGTTTTGTCAGAAGTGTGATCACTCTGTGATCCTTTTCCTTGAAATTTCCAGTTTTAATTTATTAAGCAATGACAATAGCAATGACTACAAATGTAGAATTAGGCACTTTTTCTATATATCTATGCAGATTTCTCTTTACTGGTGATTGATGAGTGCCACCACACGCACAAAGAAACCACCTACAACAAGATTATGCAACATTATTTGGAACACAAGTTGAAAGGCCAGAAGAATTTGCCACAAATCCTGGGGCTCACAGCCTCACTGGGGACAGGTGGTGCCAGCTCCTTGGAGGGAGCCCAGGACCACATTTTGCAGGTGAGCCTCATGGAAGAAATGTGGGGTataagtccttttggggagagtgggtggggtataaataaagcctattattattattattattattattattattattattattattattgacatcacTGTTTCTTTCCTTTACACTTTTGCATGAATTTCTAGAGCAtgtaggcaatgttttcccaATCATTTATTGAAGTCCTTCTGActcttccttcccccctcccttcagACATGACAACTGTCACTCCAGAAAGCCTTAAAACACAATGTGCAGTTAtttgctttagagcagtggtggGTGCTTTTCTGACCTTCCATGCTCCCTTTAAAAATGTAGAAGTGAACACTAGTCATTTctggttttggaaaaaaaatgcacaCAGACAGAATTTTTGAAGAAAAATTGATGGGTGCTGGGAGATGAAAACCCATGAAACTCAGATCCATGAAATTCCCTGTTTTTATGAAGAAGTTGCTGTCAGCTACAAATTAAGACTTATTTCACAGAGGAAGAGAAAGTGAAAGAGAGAACATAACTCAATGGTACTGCATGCAGTTTGCATGCCAACGACTGCCAGAATAGTGCCATTTTCAGTTTAAAAGATGTCATATAACAGGCGATGGGACAGATATCTGCTGGAGATGCCAGAGTCGTCATCAGTCAGACCTCTACAAGGTCAGAGGGACAGATAGCCTCACTTGGCATAAAGCAGCTTCTAGAGTCCTGTGAAATGATAAAATCTCTCTCAGAGTGATCTAGCACAGGATTCAGTGCTCACCCAAAAATGCTCCCTCTACGTTGACTTTAAAGATAAAAATTCTAGCAAATATCAGGCACATCAGCAAGTGACGCAGCATATCTGTCTTTCCTTCTCCCCCTTCTGCCACTTAATCCCACTCCCTTCAGGGAGCTTCTTCTGTTGGCAATGAGACAACATGAAATCTGATCATGGGTTTGTTCTTTAGCTGAAATGCTTATGCAGTTGACATCACCTTTCACAGATCTGTGCCAACCTGGACACTGAAAAAATCATGTCATCTGAGAAATACAAATTCTACCTTGATACTCGCATCCCGCAGCCAAAGAAGCAATATGACCTGTCTGATCCAAGGTTACGGGTAAGGTCCTCTACATCTATGAGAACATCAGTAGAGCAGAGAAACAATGACAAGAAGTGTCTAAATGCTAATCAAATTAGCAGAAACCCATGTTATTCCTTTACTCATCCTAATTTGGCATTTCCCCCATTTCCCTTCAGGATCCTTTTGGACAACAGCTCAAGATGATAATGACCGAGATCTGTACTTATCTGGACTTGCCAAGCCTGAGTACAGATTTTGGTTCCCAAACCTTTGAGCAACAGGTTGTGGATCTTCTGAAGGAGGGTAAGCATGTGTCAGAAAACAGAAAGGGAAAATGTATTCCCAGTGACAGGTTTGTTTCCCCCTTTTTCAACATCAGTGCTTTCTTGCTTAAAATGATAGGATGCTATACCTCATAGGAAGGTGTCATGACTACAATAGAACAGGAAGGTTTAGAAGTTTTAGGTAAAACAATTAGGATCTGTGAGGCCCTTCAAATATTATTGGACTCCTTTTGTCACCTCTTACCATGCTAGATATCTGAAAGGCTGCAGGGAAATCCAGACCAACAACATCCGAAGGACTGCATAATTAACATCCCTGATATAAAACAACCCCAAGGAGAGTATCTGCTGCAGGGACACTCATCAAGATGTACCAACCAGTCATTTTGCATAGCAGAGAAAGTAGCTTTGATTGGATCACACTCAGTTCTGAATTCCATGCATCTCAAAATATAATCTGATAAACAGACTACGAAgaataatctattttaatatatttaatttagtACAAGTTGAATATTCTTGcgcagaaatgttttaaatttctttctttctttggatgtgggaatacatgtatttgcatataaatacacaatgagatattttgaagtctaaacatgacattcatttacaTTCCATATGCACCTTATATACCTAGCCTGTagataattttatacagtattttaaatgattttgtgaATGAAATGCTGTTTTTGTACatggaaccatcagaaaacaaaggtgtcactttctcagccactCAGGCGGGCAATTTGGGGTTTtgcaattccagataagggatgttcaacctgtaattGGTAATAACTTTGTTGAATAAGTCAACAGCAGTATTTAAAATGCAATAGAAATACTAAATATATACTAAATATGAAAGAAAGGGTGAATCCATTATATTACTGCTTTCATCAAACATTAGTAATAATTAATAGTGACCCATTCCATGTATGAATACAATGAAGCAAAACTGCACAACAGAAatctaaatgaaataaaatggtaTCAGTCTCTCTCTGATGTTTTTGGCCAAATATACATGATTTTCTCATTGACTTGTAGAGAGAACTAAACTCTAGAATATCACTCTTCCCATTAATTTGTTGATTTAAGAATTCCTCTCACAATTTCATTTTACATTGAATGTTATTTAAGGATAAATACATGTCCTCTCTGTACTCTTCCTACAAGCAGCTGAATGTCCACAGTACGACCAGCAAATTAACTCTAGATAGGCCTATGGTCTGATTCAGCAAAGCTCTTCTCATGGCTTAATACCATGCTCTTTATGGACTACTGAATCAAAGGTGAAGCAGGATACTGCTTCAGTCAATCAAAATATATTTACTAGTGACAAATGAAATTatcaagagaaagaaacaaaacattaTTGAAGTTGTATCAGAAATCCTATCAGAGTTCAGCATTATTCTTGCTCCATATCTGGTCCCCCTGGGAATGCTACTAGAGCCAGAAGAGGTTGAGAAAAAATGACAATACATCATACCACTTCAATGGATCTGAGGAACTGCTCCATCATTCCTCATTTTCCGCTCACAACATTCACCAGGAAAAGCTATAATTTGGGGTATGGGAGGacaagtattttaatttttgtggggCCTTCTATATCTCATAATAAAGAAGACCCATTGATGAACCATCATCCATGACTTCCCTACGAATTCCAGGATTAtaaagcattgaaccatggtagatACACACTTTGTTTTCAAATGTTCTTCCCGAGAATCATGTGAACAATCCATTAACTTATTATGAGGAAATAATCCTGAAACAATGTATGGAATCACCAAAAGGATAATGTAATTATTTTTACCATATTCCTATTGCTAGGTGCAAAAGAATTTTGCCAAAAGACCCGTGTGTGTGCCTTGCACCTCCGTAAATATAATGATGCTCTGTTGATCAATGACACTGTCCGCATGATTGATGCCTTCAATGCTTTGGATGAGTTTTACAAACTGGAAAATGCCATGAAAGTCCTGCATCACCCAGCTGAGCGCCATCTGGTAGAGATCTTTGGCAGTAAGTCTTGATAGTAGGAGTAGTGGTGCAGTTTTGGGATGATAGCATGAAACTGGTCTAAAGCCATGATATTGAGGATAGTAAAAATTTTTAGATGCCATAAGCCCTTATATTTGTATACATTTCTGTGGTGTCCCCTTCTCATGATGTCCCAAGCATGTTCTTATTTTGCTTAATGGTTAATCCAGCAGTAGGGGGTGGTTCCTTTCTTGATAAGAGTTAAGCTACAGTACTTGCAGTGACTTGTGGATAAATTGATCTGGGgtttggggttgttgttgttggtggtggtagtGTGTGAacatttgattaaaatttctagacttatacatgaatacataCTTTATATTTCAAGATTGCTTATATACTTCTCCGCAGCTATAGTTGAAACCTATGGGTCTTGTCTTGCAGGGAACAGGGCAGAACTGCTGGCCTTAGCAGAAGACAAAAGCTATGAAAATCccaaacttgaaaaactgcagcaGGTGCTTCAGGATCAATTCCAAGAACTGAATTGCTCACGGGGCATTGTGTTCACTAGAACACGTCAGAGTGCTCATTCCCTTCACCAGTGGTTACAGGACAATCGGGCTTTGCGTGAACTTGGGATCAAGGCTGCTGTTCTGACTGGAGCTGGATATAGCAACCAGATTAAACACATGACACAAGTAAGTCTAACGAATGGGAAAGATGTGAGTTTGATTCTCAGTTCTTCTGTAGGTGAAGGGAGGAGAGTAAGGCATAGGGAGACAAGAGTTACAGGATGGAAATCCATAAAAACTAGGATGTTAAGTATAGTTATAAATTTGGAATATAAATGCAAGTTTAGATTATTAAAAAGACTCCTGTGGGATCTTTAAGACTAACCCGTTTATTTCAGTATAAGCTTTCATTGACTGTATGTATCTGAAGAAGTAGGtaatagtccatgaaacttgaacTATAATGATTCATAAAAATGACACaacactttcttttttctttttgtgccgATCAGACTAACAGTTCTCACTTTAAAAATTGCTACAACCTTTGATGAATTCCACTGATTTGGGAAGACAGATATAAAAATAGAGCCCACACATCAGCTACTGGATCCATCCTTAAAGTCTTCCTAGCTTGGTAGCTAACTGACAAGTGTGACTACCAGTAAACTGAAATGCTGGTTCATCTCTTAATCTGGGCCTTCAAGGGGACAGGGGAGAAATAGAGGGAGTTTCTTGGTGACATGAGCAGGAGCAGTCACGATGTAGAGCATTGTATGGGATGTTGTTTAACTCCATTTCCCAGGACACTTCACCACTGACTATTttggctggggctgatgggaaccACAGTCTAACAAGGTTTGAATGGCTGCATAATTCCCACACTCAAGTTGAATTTTCAAAACTTCTCAAAACATCTCAACAGGCTGTGGGGTCCAGTCTGTTAGGTAGCCAATCTGATCAtgtttttatttgaatatttctaATCTGCCTTTCGGCCACATTGGTTCTTATGGTGGTtctcacaaacaaacaaaatcctgATAAAATGCTACCATCAAAACAGTAAAATTAGAAGCACCATAGTcatatttaaaataatgaaatcatAGACTCAGTaatgtaaattaatttttaaGCCAGCCTGCAAAATGAAAAAGTCTTCTGAAAATCAGAGCTGCACAAGAATACTACAGCCAACAAAACTAGTGGTTGCACTGACTAAGCTCTAGACCTCATCGAGGGAGGAATATCATAGGATGATGTTACCATTAAAAGGGCTTCTGCTAAAGAGACACCCTTGGTTTTCATTCTATAGCTGATTATAGGGAAAGGGTGTGAACATTCTTGACATCTctatccacattcctttcagcAAGAGCAACAAAATGTCATCCAAAATTTCCGCAAGGGAGCACTCAATTTGCTGTTCTCCACCAGCGTTGCAGAGGAGGGGCTGGATGTCCCCGAATGTAATATTGTGGTCCGTTATGGGCTGATGACAAATGAGATTGCCATGATGCAGGTCAGTCAGATCTACTCTCTAGGAAAACGTGATTGCAACAGGGTTGCAATGGGGAAGATGGTATAATTATTGGGTAAATTTTGTGGCTGTGCCTGGGAATAGGCTAAGGAATAACTGGTGATGAACCAACAAGTTCCCTTTTTTCATCTCTTTAGGCCCGGGGCCGTGCCCGTGCTCCAAACAGTATCTGCTCTGTTTTGGCCAAAACCAACAGCAAAGAAGTAAGCAGAGAGAAACTCAATGAGGACCTGGAAAGTCTGATGGAAAGGGCCATAAAACGGGTTCAGCAGATGCCTCAACATGAGTATTGCATGAAGGTAACAAGACTTTGATTTAGTCAGTACCAACATGAGGTTTTGATACGATGTTTCTTGTTTACAGTTATATAGATTGATCTAGCACAATTCAATGctcataacaaaaaaaaaacccagtattcGTAGCTTATTATACGTCTGAAGCTGGAATCATCCAATGGAGGGGTCAACTGGGCACACGGGTTTTGTGTAGTTCTTCGCCATTTTAGGCAAAATCATCCACCCTGAAGAGGGTTTTATCTTATTGGGCATCCATGAACTGATGAACGACTGCAAGGTAACATTTCCCAAGCACCCGCATCTTGTCACACCGGCCGAAAAGTTTGACAGAAGGATAACAAGTTGAATGATAAACTACTGAGCATGCATTGACAAAGAGGGAAATTACCATACATAACATACTTGAGGCCTGATCTGACAATAGGggcaaaagaaaaggagaaaaaagagtgGGGATTGGAGATGCCTGCTTGTAGGAAAAAAGTTTTTCTTAATAACTCATATTTTTAAATAGTAAAGAAATTGAGCTGGAGATGACATATTTTTGCTCTGTGTGTATACACacgtgcacacgcacacacatacacacatatatgcacacatgctcATGGGAATtagtagatagatatatataccaTTCAGTATATTTGAAGTAAGGGAAAAAATCATTCAAAGCTGCTTTGGTAGAAATGAGGTAGGATCTCATCTCTGATCTGATAAGTTGAATCTAATGTGTAGACTTATTAAAATCAGAGGGAGATAATTCAGCCCTGACTATTTGCTTGTGACAAACGTATATGCTGTAATAATGCTGAGACATCCCTCAAGCAGTGCTTTGAAGTGGTGTAAAATACTTCCACATTACTGGAAAGGTACTGTCCTGCTATCAGCCTTGCTAGCTGCCTTATCCTCTGTGATACAAAGAAGTAATTTTGGTTTTGATCATATCAGATAAGCAGTGTTTGCATATAATTAATTCATATATAGGTGCACtgttggaaataacaaccttcttcaagcctcctatagtaatttgtttatttttaatcctgTTGCTTACTTATTGTATGTTCTAGaatgcagctttctttccttgttctatgttttcctgagaagttgtgggagggactgcagcTCACATGATCCGATCTGAGACGAGCACAGAGCACAGACTTCTTTAGACTTTGGGACTGTTCAGATTGCAGACTTGCAAACACTTGCCTGCTGTTTATTATAAGAGAGCAGGCAGACACAGACCGCATGGcacagaaactatctcaaacatattTGTAACTGACTGATAAACCAATGTGTTATTTTtaccaaagtctactttattttgtctcttgagtgcataatataaaacaatctatttatttatttatttatttatttatttacatcatttatatttt from the Anolis carolinensis isolate JA03-04 chromosome 5, rAnoCar3.1.pri, whole genome shotgun sequence genome contains:
- the dhx58 gene encoding ATP-dependent RNA helicase DHX58; protein product: MELREYQWEVIEPALEGKNIIIWLPTGAGKTRAAAYVCKRHLESRAKSKVAVLVNMVPLVDQHIKNEFSFLKNRFNIEAISGDSVQKMIFSDVVKMNNLIICTAKILQNALDSQDEDVHVELTDFSLLVIDECHHTHKETTYNKIMQHYLEHKLKGQKNLPQILGLTASLGTGGASSLEGAQDHILQICANLDTEKIMSSEKYKFYLDTRIPQPKKQYDLSDPRLRDPFGQQLKMIMTEICTYLDLPSLSTDFGSQTFEQQVVDLLKEGAKEFCQKTRVCALHLRKYNDALLINDTVRMIDAFNALDEFYKLENAMKVLHHPAERHLVEIFGRNRAELLALAEDKSYENPKLEKLQQVLQDQFQELNCSRGIVFTRTRQSAHSLHQWLQDNRALRELGIKAAVLTGAGYSNQIKHMTQQEQQNVIQNFRKGALNLLFSTSVAEEGLDVPECNIVVRYGLMTNEIAMMQARGRARAPNSICSVLAKTNSKEVSREKLNEDLESLMERAIKRVQQMPQHEYCMKIEKLQLEAVACHRVRVAEREQRRQLHDPDSVRLYCLNCNVAVCHGSDLRKIEKMHHVNINPNFRFYYRKSFGDVVIARQFKDWKPGSSISCNTCGQAWGMEMIFQQVTLPMLSIRNFVVETPDGRNTFKQWSKVTFDIKEFDHVEYCRTNGLLDTQED